The following are encoded in a window of Dioscorea cayenensis subsp. rotundata cultivar TDr96_F1 chromosome 16, TDr96_F1_v2_PseudoChromosome.rev07_lg8_w22 25.fasta, whole genome shotgun sequence genomic DNA:
- the LOC120278782 gene encoding branched-chain-amino-acid aminotransferase-like protein 2: protein MFDSAKALAFNNVPDREEIKGAIFKTLMSNGMFDNAHIRLTLTRGKKVTSGMSPTFNLYGCTLIVLAEWKPPVYDNSSGIKLVTATTRRNSPNCIDSKIHHNNLINNILAKIEGNVANAGDAIMLDKDGFVSETNATNIFLVKKGQVSTPHADYCLPGITRATVMDLVRKENIVLHERRISLSEFHAADEVWTTGTMGELTPVVMIDGRVIGTGEVGPITKQIQNAYKVLTTETGVPIPKHVEK, encoded by the exons atgttTGATTCAGCCAAAGCTTTAGCCTTCAACAATGTTCCAGATCGTGAAGAG ATTAAGGGGGCTATCTTCAAAACACTCATGTCAAATGGGATGTTTGATAATGCTCACATCAGACTCACTCTAACTCGTGGAAAAAAG GTCACATCTGGGATGAGTCCAACCTTTAACCTTTATGGGTGCACATTAATTG TTCTTGCCGAGTGGAAACCACCAGTTTATGACAACTCAAGTGGTATAAAACTTGTGACTGCAACCACACGTCGGAATTCACCCAAT tgTATAGATTCAAAGATTCATCATAATAATCTCATCAACAACATACTAGCAAAG ATAGAAGGAAATGTTGCCAATGCAGGTGATGCAATTATGTTGGACAAAGATGGCTTTGTGTCTGAGACTAATGCTACAAACATT TTCTTGGTAAAGAAAGGGCAAGTATCAACTCCTCATGCTGATTACTGTCTTCCAGGCATAACACGGGCAACT GTGATGGACCTTGTTAGAAAAGAGAATATTGTGCTACATGAGAGACGTATCAGTTTATCCGAGTTTCATGCTGCTGATGAG GTGTGGACTACAGGAACAATGGGAGAACTCACACCA GTTGTTATGATTGACGGTCGTGTTATTGGAACCGGAGAAGTGGGCCCTATCACTAAACAAATACAGAATGCCTACAAAGTTCTGACTACAGAAACAGGTGTTCCGATACCAAAGCATGTGGAAAAATAA